The sequence CAGGGAAGTATTTGTCAAAAAAATCCTCGGCGGAGATGCTGCCTTCATCATCTGCTTCCGGTTCGATGCACTCCACAAAACGTTTGATTCGTTCTACGTTGATGGGGTGAACTTTGAGTGTGAGCGATACCAAGCGTTCTTCAGTAGGGCGCTTTTTCGTGGGTTCCAACATAGACGACCTCGACGGTGATGGTTTGTTTGTCCTCGGTCCAAACTGCGACATAGGTCGGCTTGCCCTTCTTGAGATGGCAGTGGTGTTTATTGCCTCCAAGTTTGCCATAGTTGAGCC is a genomic window of Desulfobulbaceae bacterium containing:
- a CDS encoding cytotoxic translational repressor of toxin-antitoxin stability system, whose protein sequence is MTWSARISRKAERQVASLPRHVAEKLLLLLADIINKGPVRGDWLNYGKLGGNKHHCHLKKGKPTYVAVWTEDKQTITVEVVYVGTHEKAPY